A region of the Pedococcus aerophilus genome:
CAGCGCGAACGGCGAGGGGATCCTCGCCGGACGGCTGCCCGGCATCCACCTCACCGACCGCGGCCGCGAGCAGGCGCAACGGCTCGGGGAGCGGTTCGCGGACGTGTCCGTCGTCCGTGTCGTGAGCAGTCCGCTGGAGCGCTGCCTGGAGACGGCGGCCCCGCTCGCAGAGGTCGTGGGGGTGCCGGTGCAGGTCGAGGACGACCTCCAGGAGTGCGCGTACGGCGCATGGAGCGGTCGCAAGCTCGCCGAGCTCGCCAAGGAGCCGCTGTGGTCGACGGTGCAGGACGAGCCCACCGCGGCGCGCTTCCCCGACCACGAGACGTATGCGGCCGAGAGCCTGCAGGAGATGAGCGACCGGGTGGTGGCCGCGGTGCGCCGCATCGACGCGGAGGTCGCGGCCGAGCACGGCGACAAGGCCGTCTGGGTGGCGCTGTCCCACGGGGACCTCGTCAAGGCGCTGCTCGCCGACGCCACCGGCTCGGGCCTGGGCCACTTCCAGCGCTACACCGCCGACCCGGCCTCGGTCTCCGCGATCCGGTACGGCGGCCGCCACACCTTCCTCCTCGCGGCCAACGAGACCACGCCCGACCTCACGCGCTTCGTCCCCGCCCCCGACGCCCCGCCGACGGGTGATGCGCAGGTCGGTGGGGGAGCCGGTTAGAGTTTTGTCCATGTCGCTGCTCGAGTTCGACCCGCCGGACCGGTTCGTCGCCGGGACCGTCGGACCCCCCGGCCAGCGGACCTTCTTCCTCCAGGCCAGCGAGGGGCGCCGCATCAGCAGCGTGTCCCTCGAGAAGGAGCAGGTCCTCGTCCTCGCGACGCGGATCAACGACCTGCTCGACAGCTATGCCGGTGGCAGTGGCGGCGACCACGCCGCGGCCGAGGTCGTCGACAATGCTCCGCTGGACACCCCGATCGAGGACGACTTCCGCGTCAACACCCTCGCCCTGGCGTGGGACGAGGACCGCCGGGTCGTCGTCATCGAGGCGCTCGACCGGGACCCCGACGAGCCGGAGGCAGGCGACCCGGAGGTGCTCGCCTCCGAGCCGCGCCAGATCCGCGTCGTCCTGACCCCGGCCCGGGCACGGGCGTTCGCGCGTCGGGCCCAGTCCATCGTCGCCGCCGGCCGTCCGCCCTGCCCGTTCTGCGGTGGGCCGCTGGAGACCGAGGGCCACATCTGTCCTCGCGCGAACGGCTACAAGCGCTGAGCCCGAGCCAGTCCGCTGACGCGGCACTCCTCGACGTCCTGTCCCGGGAGGACCTCGAGGTCGTCGGTCGGCTGTCGGACGCCTCCAACTTCGCCGTCCTGGTGCGGGTGGGGGTCGACGGACCGTGGGCCATCTACAAGCCGGTCCAGGGGGAGCGGCCGCTGTGGGACTTCCCTGACGGCACGCTCGCCGGGCGCGAGGTCGCCTGCTACCTCATCAGCGCCGCAGGTGGCTGGGACGTCGTGCCCCCGACGGTGCTGCGGTCCGGGCCGAACGGCCTGGGCTCGGTGCAGCAGTGGGTGGGCGACCCGGGCGAGGAGCCGGAGCACCCCGTGGATCTCGTTGCCCCGAAAGAGGTTCCGCAGGGGTGGCTGCCCGTGCTGCGTGGTGAGAACGAGCTGGGCCAGCCGGTCGTCGTCGTCCACGAGGACTCCGAGTCGGCCCGCTCGGTCGCTGCCTTCGACGCACTGATCAACAACTCCGACCGCAAGGGCTCGCACCTCGTCCGCGACGGCGGGCGGCTGCGGGGCTTCGACCACGGGGTCAGCCTGCACGTCGAGCCCAAGCTGCGCACCGTGCTCTGGGGCTTCGCCGGCGACCCGCTCCCGGAGGTCGAGCTCTCCCGCATCGCGACCGTCTGCGCCCTTGTCGAGGACGAGGACTCCGCGCTGCGGGCCGACCTCGACGCGCTCCTGACCATCAACGAGGTCGCAGCCCTCCTGGGGAGGGGTCGACGACTGCTCGACCGCGCGGCATACCCGGTGCCGTCCGGGCAGTGGCCGGCCATCCCGTGGCCGCCGCTGTGAGCGGTCATCGTAGAGTTCCGCTGTGATCTCCTGGCCCACGCCGTTCCTCCCCGCCGTCCCCGGCACC
Encoded here:
- a CDS encoding MSMEG_4193 family putative phosphomutase, whose amino-acid sequence is MPTLLLVRHGHSSANGEGILAGRLPGIHLTDRGREQAQRLGERFADVSVVRVVSSPLERCLETAAPLAEVVGVPVQVEDDLQECAYGAWSGRKLAELAKEPLWSTVQDEPTAARFPDHETYAAESLQEMSDRVVAAVRRIDAEVAAEHGDKAVWVALSHGDLVKALLADATGSGLGHFQRYTADPASVSAIRYGGRHTFLLAANETTPDLTRFVPAPDAPPTGDAQVGGGAG
- a CDS encoding DUF3090 domain-containing protein encodes the protein MSLLEFDPPDRFVAGTVGPPGQRTFFLQASEGRRISSVSLEKEQVLVLATRINDLLDSYAGGSGGDHAAAEVVDNAPLDTPIEDDFRVNTLALAWDEDRRVVVIEALDRDPDEPEAGDPEVLASEPRQIRVVLTPARARAFARRAQSIVAAGRPPCPFCGGPLETEGHICPRANGYKR
- a CDS encoding SCO1664 family protein encodes the protein MSREDLEVVGRLSDASNFAVLVRVGVDGPWAIYKPVQGERPLWDFPDGTLAGREVACYLISAAGGWDVVPPTVLRSGPNGLGSVQQWVGDPGEEPEHPVDLVAPKEVPQGWLPVLRGENELGQPVVVVHEDSESARSVAAFDALINNSDRKGSHLVRDGGRLRGFDHGVSLHVEPKLRTVLWGFAGDPLPEVELSRIATVCALVEDEDSALRADLDALLTINEVAALLGRGRRLLDRAAYPVPSGQWPAIPWPPL